One genomic window of Paraburkholderia phytofirmans PsJN includes the following:
- a CDS encoding SDR family NAD(P)-dependent oxidoreductase: MRFSGKTALITGGNSGIGFVTAKLLIAEGAKVVITGRDSAKLDQAVSELGENALGVRANLDNEADIDALFEQIKSKFGSLDIVFANAGISGPTPLGGTTAAAFEAILRTNLTAVFLTVQAALPLMSAGGAVVLNGSVMRELGSPGSSAYSATKAGITGMAKVFASELVQRGIRVNTVIPGGTRTPIWTRGAREGATLDATEQALAPRVPMARLAAPEEVAAAVLFLASSDASGMTGAEIVVDGGTIGAPWGAPIFRQA; this comes from the coding sequence ATGCGTTTCTCAGGAAAGACAGCGTTGATTACCGGTGGGAATAGCGGCATTGGTTTCGTCACGGCGAAGCTGCTGATTGCCGAAGGCGCAAAGGTGGTGATCACCGGCCGCGACAGTGCGAAGCTGGATCAGGCCGTGTCGGAACTCGGCGAAAACGCACTGGGCGTGCGGGCCAATCTGGACAACGAAGCGGACATCGACGCGTTGTTTGAACAGATCAAGAGCAAATTCGGCTCGCTGGACATCGTGTTCGCGAATGCCGGCATCTCGGGTCCGACGCCGCTCGGCGGCACGACGGCCGCGGCGTTCGAGGCCATTCTCCGCACCAATCTGACGGCCGTCTTTCTGACGGTGCAAGCCGCATTGCCGCTGATGAGCGCGGGTGGCGCGGTCGTATTGAACGGCTCCGTGATGCGTGAACTCGGCTCGCCTGGTTCTTCGGCATATTCGGCCACCAAGGCGGGCATCACGGGTATGGCGAAGGTCTTCGCGTCGGAGTTGGTGCAGCGTGGTATTCGCGTGAATACGGTGATCCCTGGCGGCACGCGCACGCCGATCTGGACGCGTGGCGCGCGCGAGGGCGCGACGCTCGACGCAACCGAACAGGCGCTCGCGCCGCGCGTGCCGATGGCACGCCTCGCCGCGCCGGAAGAAGTCGCGGCAGCAGTGCTGTTCCTGGCTTCCAGCGACGCGTCGGGAATGACCGGCGCGGAAATCGTCGTGGATGGCGGCACGATCGGGGCACCGTGGGGCGCGCCGATTTTCCGCCAAGCCTGA
- a CDS encoding TetR/AcrR family transcriptional regulator, with protein MGYSQAQKAESRQRVLETAARQIREDGIEALGVADCMRRAGLTHGAFYGHFESRDALIVEALEYAVALSEKRIATTVAAANASGSAKKEPLRVIAEMFLSEKHIKDPGNGCALCSLAGEARHAAPAVRESLTQYVHKLASRIAQTLAGDSETLALGIVATIVGAVTLARAVDEPETARSILAGSLDLIVAQSADA; from the coding sequence ATGGGCTACTCGCAGGCACAAAAGGCAGAAAGCCGTCAACGCGTGCTGGAAACAGCGGCGCGGCAGATTCGGGAAGACGGCATCGAGGCGCTCGGCGTGGCGGACTGCATGCGGCGCGCCGGTCTCACGCATGGCGCGTTCTACGGCCACTTCGAGTCGCGTGACGCGTTGATCGTCGAGGCGTTGGAGTATGCCGTCGCACTGAGCGAGAAACGGATCGCCACCACGGTTGCGGCGGCAAATGCGAGTGGGTCGGCGAAGAAAGAACCGTTGCGCGTGATCGCCGAAATGTTTCTCAGCGAGAAACACATCAAGGATCCGGGCAACGGCTGCGCGTTGTGCTCGCTTGCCGGCGAAGCGCGGCACGCGGCGCCAGCGGTTCGCGAGAGTTTGACGCAATACGTGCACAAGCTCGCGTCGCGCATCGCGCAGACGTTGGCCGGCGACAGCGAAACCCTGGCGCTCGGCATTGTCGCGACCATCGTCGGCGCGGTGACGCTGGCGCGTGCCGTCGACGAGCCTGAAACGGCCAGATCGATTCTGGCGGGCTCGCTGGATCTGATCGTGGCGCAAAGCGCCGACGCCTAG
- a CDS encoding NAD(P)/FAD-dependent oxidoreductase: MLAPMKPHMPAPDSLWRALFAASPGADAAVSTGVPLARDLDVEVAVIGAGYSGLAAAYALQNRGVDCVVLDANPVGWGASGRNGGVVSSKFRLSFPTIDKLNGLDTAKRMHRLAHEGVRVVETLVDEFQLARARFEHTGSLRCAHTETALAAIRAEADWVRTNLGDTSMTVQSRAEIEHETGSKGFVGGVLSADAGTILPLEYVRGLARGLTLRGVPIYESTPVQQMQRTPGENRVTLRTPGGTVRAKQVIVATNAYSDLTAATSAYQRELVPFRSAMIATERLPADLDARLMVERRSYTETRRMMKWFRKVDGRMLFGGRDAFGKEGQTTGFDALQRAMVALFPDLADVRVEYRWSGYVGMTFNSLPHVGRSDDATTFCLGYNGAGVAMASLLGQHAAALALGETPELSLLGAPGLRPVPFHSLRAPGVRLVAAWYQFLDAVGA, encoded by the coding sequence ATGCTCGCGCCGATGAAACCGCACATGCCCGCGCCTGATTCGCTCTGGCGCGCGCTCTTCGCCGCATCGCCAGGCGCGGATGCGGCAGTCAGCACCGGCGTGCCGCTTGCACGCGATCTCGACGTCGAAGTCGCCGTGATCGGCGCGGGCTACTCGGGTCTCGCCGCCGCGTATGCGCTGCAAAACCGCGGCGTCGACTGCGTGGTGCTCGATGCGAATCCGGTCGGCTGGGGCGCGAGCGGGCGTAATGGCGGCGTGGTGTCGTCGAAGTTCAGATTGTCGTTTCCCACCATCGACAAGCTGAACGGCCTCGATACCGCGAAGCGTATGCATCGGCTCGCGCATGAAGGCGTGCGGGTCGTCGAGACGCTGGTCGATGAATTCCAGTTGGCACGCGCCCGCTTTGAACATACCGGCAGTTTGCGCTGCGCTCATACGGAGACTGCGCTCGCCGCGATTCGCGCTGAGGCCGACTGGGTTCGCACGAATCTCGGCGATACCTCGATGACCGTGCAATCGCGTGCCGAGATCGAGCACGAGACGGGTTCGAAAGGTTTTGTCGGCGGCGTGCTGAGCGCGGACGCCGGCACGATTCTGCCGCTCGAATACGTGCGCGGACTCGCGCGCGGGCTCACGCTGCGCGGCGTGCCGATTTACGAATCGACGCCCGTGCAGCAGATGCAACGCACGCCCGGCGAGAACCGCGTCACACTGCGCACGCCAGGCGGCACGGTGCGCGCGAAGCAGGTCATCGTTGCGACCAATGCGTATTCGGATCTCACGGCGGCCACCTCGGCGTATCAGCGCGAACTCGTGCCGTTTCGCAGCGCGATGATCGCCACCGAGCGCCTGCCCGCCGACCTCGATGCGCGTCTGATGGTCGAGCGCCGCAGCTACACGGAAACCCGGCGCATGATGAAGTGGTTCCGCAAAGTGGACGGCCGCATGCTGTTCGGCGGCCGCGACGCGTTCGGCAAGGAAGGGCAAACCACCGGCTTCGACGCGTTGCAACGCGCGATGGTCGCGCTCTTTCCCGATCTCGCGGACGTGCGCGTGGAATATCGCTGGTCGGGTTACGTGGGTATGACGTTCAATTCGCTGCCGCATGTCGGACGCAGCGATGACGCCACGACCTTTTGTCTGGGGTATAACGGGGCAGGCGTCGCGATGGCGAGTCTGCTCGGCCAGCATGCCGCCGCGCTCGCGCTCGGCGAAACGCCCGAGCTTTCGCTGCTCGGCGCGCCCGGTCTGCGGCCCGTGCCCTTTCATTCGCTGCGCGCGCCGGGTGTGCGACTCGTCGCGGCGTGGTATCAGTTTCTCGACGCCGTAGGTGCATGA
- a CDS encoding HAD-IA family hydrolase yields the protein MKLTDFKVLTFDVVGTLIDFERGVLASVRRIGGAKAKDLTDDQIFEPYMRGRAAYPGRSSHEMANVYLSLAKELGLPDDAQSAAAFQRDVLEWPAFADSVAALKRLRKHFRLVAMTNADRVALSAYAHTLGDPFDDTVCCDETGVAKPDPQFFAYNRGRQAAFGYKFGEILHTAQSQYHDIGIATKLGYATCWIERRQNVKGFGATPVPEAVTTPTFKFATLGALADAVEAEARLAA from the coding sequence ATGAAGCTCACCGATTTCAAGGTCCTGACGTTCGACGTCGTCGGCACACTCATCGACTTCGAGCGCGGCGTGCTCGCCTCCGTGCGGCGCATTGGCGGCGCGAAAGCGAAGGACCTGACCGACGACCAGATCTTCGAACCGTACATGCGCGGCCGCGCCGCTTATCCGGGCCGTTCGAGCCACGAAATGGCGAACGTCTATCTGTCGCTCGCGAAAGAACTCGGTCTGCCCGACGACGCGCAATCCGCCGCTGCCTTCCAGCGCGACGTGCTCGAATGGCCGGCGTTCGCGGATTCGGTCGCGGCGCTCAAGCGTCTGCGCAAGCACTTCCGCCTGGTCGCGATGACCAACGCCGACCGCGTGGCGCTCTCGGCCTACGCGCACACGCTCGGCGACCCGTTCGACGACACCGTCTGCTGCGATGAAACCGGCGTCGCCAAACCCGACCCGCAATTCTTCGCGTACAACCGCGGCCGTCAGGCGGCGTTCGGCTACAAGTTCGGCGAAATCCTGCACACCGCGCAGAGCCAGTATCACGACATCGGCATCGCCACGAAGCTCGGTTACGCGACCTGCTGGATCGAACGCCGTCAGAACGTGAAGGGCTTCGGCGCCACGCCGGTGCCGGAAGCCGTGACCACGCCGACCTTCAAGTTCGCCACGCTCGGCGCGCTCGCGGACGCCGTCGAAGCCGAAGCACGCCTCGCCGCCTGA
- a CDS encoding esterase-like activity of phytase family protein — protein sequence MSRSRIFALTAIASSLFFATAAHAGIDLIAVGQLSGLTGDLSKETAAPLENGVPGNLLGGLGSGMAYAGCHTFVAVPDRGPNAVSYNPAIDDTASYINRFQTLRLRLKPGAAGASLPYTMTPTLLATTLLHTNDKLVYGTGAAAGVPNGAPALNRRNHTNYFTGRSDNFDPTRLSTDDRDARFDPESVRVSNDGESVFISDEYGPYVYRFDRRSGRRIDTYKLPDAFAVATLSPIGNDEISQNTSGRVANKGMEGLAISPDGKTLFGAMQSPLIQDGGTKGAYTRIVRIDVRTGRTTQFAYPLTNIGTAAKPKYPTISDVVAVNDHELLMDERDGQGLGDNSTAVFKKVFHIDLNGAQDVSNASGEVGLAPYAVQKTLFLDVVATLTAHGYNANDIPAKLEGLAFGPDVVVGGVKKHTLFVANDNDFLGTITDTNHPAGIANPNQFFAFAWDPSDLPGYVAQRLPGVDDDHHGDHRRDHGDSDRMCGPERDDDH from the coding sequence GTGTCCCGTTCAAGAATCTTTGCTCTGACAGCGATCGCTTCGTCGCTTTTCTTCGCAACGGCTGCGCATGCCGGCATCGATCTCATCGCGGTCGGTCAACTGAGCGGTCTCACCGGTGACTTATCGAAGGAAACCGCTGCGCCGCTGGAGAACGGCGTGCCGGGCAATCTGCTCGGCGGTCTGGGCTCGGGCATGGCTTACGCGGGATGCCATACGTTCGTCGCCGTGCCGGACCGTGGCCCGAATGCCGTGTCGTACAACCCGGCAATCGACGACACCGCTTCGTATATCAACCGTTTTCAGACTCTGCGCCTGCGCCTGAAACCCGGCGCGGCCGGCGCCTCGCTTCCGTACACGATGACGCCGACCCTGCTCGCCACGACGCTGCTCCACACCAACGACAAGCTGGTCTACGGCACGGGCGCCGCCGCGGGCGTGCCCAACGGCGCGCCGGCGCTCAATCGCCGCAATCACACCAACTACTTTACCGGCCGCTCGGACAACTTCGATCCGACACGCCTGTCCACGGACGACCGCGACGCGCGCTTCGATCCCGAAAGCGTGCGCGTGAGCAACGACGGCGAGAGCGTTTTCATCTCGGACGAGTACGGCCCTTACGTGTATCGCTTCGATCGCCGCAGCGGCCGCCGGATCGACACGTACAAGCTGCCGGACGCGTTCGCGGTTGCCACGCTGAGCCCGATCGGCAACGACGAAATCTCGCAGAACACCTCGGGCCGCGTCGCCAACAAGGGCATGGAAGGCCTCGCGATCTCGCCGGACGGCAAGACGCTGTTCGGCGCGATGCAAAGCCCGCTGATCCAGGACGGCGGCACGAAAGGCGCGTACACGCGTATCGTCAGGATCGACGTGCGCACCGGCAGGACGACCCAGTTCGCGTATCCGCTGACGAACATCGGCACGGCGGCCAAGCCCAAATATCCGACCATTAGCGACGTGGTGGCCGTCAACGATCACGAATTGCTGATGGACGAACGCGATGGCCAGGGGTTGGGCGATAACTCGACGGCCGTGTTCAAGAAGGTGTTCCATATCGACCTGAACGGCGCTCAGGACGTGAGCAACGCGAGCGGCGAGGTCGGCCTCGCGCCGTATGCGGTGCAGAAGACGCTGTTTCTGGATGTGGTTGCCACGCTCACCGCTCACGGCTACAACGCGAACGATATTCCGGCGAAGCTGGAAGGTTTGGCATTCGGTCCCGATGTCGTGGTCGGCGGGGTGAAGAAGCACACGCTTTTCGTCGCTAACGACAACGACTTCTTAGGCACGATCACCGATACCAACCACCCGGCGGGTATCGCGAACCCGAATCAGTTTTTTGCTTTTGCCTGGGACCCGAGCGACTTGCCGGGTTACGTGGCGCAAAGACTGCCCGGCGTGGACGACGATCATCACGGCGACCACCGCCGCGACCACGGCGACTCGGACCGCATGTGCGGCCCCGAACGCGACGACGATCATTGA
- a CDS encoding ABC transporter ATP-binding protein: MDARAKTGVSIRSAAKRYGQVVALDDVSLDIAPGEFVSLLGPSGSGKTTLLGILGGFVQPSSGAVWVGERDITFAPPHKRDIGIVFQNYALFPHMSVGENVAFPLRARRQPKGTWAKKVADALAMVELSGYESRGISQLSGGQRQRVALARAMVFEPQLILMDEPLSALDKQLRETMQIELRRLHRKLGATIVYVTHDQREALTMSDRVAVLKNGRLVQIDTPERLYDRPCDAFVASFIGEATLLDVTRAGDDAVRLGDTVLRTAHPLPHGNKLLLAVQTEKLVIDGGGGGGNDGVNRLSCRVTEVLYQGESLRVFAALADGTAISLRQPGGHDARRRIPEPGAQMSVTLDPQDTIVVPA, from the coding sequence ATGGACGCACGAGCGAAAACAGGTGTTTCGATCCGATCGGCAGCGAAACGTTATGGCCAGGTGGTGGCCCTCGACGACGTTTCACTCGACATCGCCCCCGGCGAATTCGTCTCGCTGCTCGGCCCTTCGGGCTCGGGCAAGACGACCCTGCTCGGTATTCTCGGCGGCTTCGTGCAGCCGAGTTCGGGCGCGGTCTGGGTCGGCGAGCGCGACATTACATTTGCGCCGCCGCATAAACGCGACATCGGTATCGTGTTTCAGAACTACGCGTTGTTTCCGCACATGAGCGTCGGCGAGAACGTCGCGTTTCCGTTGCGCGCGCGCCGTCAGCCGAAAGGCACGTGGGCGAAGAAAGTCGCCGACGCGCTCGCCATGGTCGAGCTCTCCGGCTACGAAAGCCGCGGCATCTCCCAGCTTTCCGGCGGTCAGCGGCAGCGCGTGGCGCTCGCCCGCGCGATGGTGTTCGAGCCGCAACTGATCCTGATGGACGAGCCGCTTTCCGCGCTCGACAAGCAACTGCGCGAAACCATGCAGATCGAACTGCGGCGGCTGCATCGCAAGCTCGGCGCGACGATCGTCTATGTGACGCACGATCAGCGCGAGGCGCTCACCATGAGCGACCGCGTAGCCGTGCTGAAGAACGGCCGGCTGGTGCAGATCGACACGCCCGAGCGGCTCTACGACCGCCCGTGCGATGCGTTCGTGGCTAGCTTCATCGGCGAGGCGACGCTGCTCGACGTGACGCGTGCCGGCGACGACGCGGTGCGTCTCGGCGATACCGTGCTGCGCACCGCGCATCCGCTGCCGCATGGCAACAAACTGCTGCTCGCGGTGCAGACCGAAAAGCTCGTGATCGACGGCGGCGGCGGTGGCGGCAACGACGGCGTGAACCGCTTGTCGTGCCGCGTCACCGAGGTGCTGTATCAGGGCGAGAGTCTGCGCGTGTTCGCCGCGCTCGCCGACGGCACCGCCATCAGCCTCAGGCAACCCGGCGGCCACGACGCGCGCCGCCGCATTCCCGAGCCGGGCGCACAGATGAGCGTGACGCTCGACCCGCAAGACACGATCGTCGTGCCCGCCTGA
- a CDS encoding LysR substrate-binding domain-containing protein, with translation MPNLRKKLPSANALFVFEAAARCGNFTRAAQELYVSQPAVSRMLARMEDHLGVRLFERVRGGIELTENGKILYRKISEGFNGIEGAIREIEARATGVESVTLSVSTAFTTHWLMPRMNRLNQAFPNVDLRFQLISGRIGGPLVDVDLGMRFRREDEIGENSVLVMPETLLPVCNRRYDEIAATEAGRAHGDTVIVMDDGERGWHDRFEAFAAHGRHAASMLSFNDYAIVVQAALLGQGVALGWLNVVSHWLLEGALQPAEQELIVTNRRCCLVWPESRALRPAAADVRDWIIEETRADVRAVDRAYPKLGLKRSLADAGLAIG, from the coding sequence ATGCCCAATCTCCGCAAAAAATTGCCGAGCGCCAATGCGCTGTTCGTGTTCGAAGCTGCTGCGCGCTGCGGCAATTTCACGCGCGCGGCGCAGGAGTTATATGTGAGCCAGCCCGCGGTGAGCCGCATGCTGGCGCGCATGGAAGACCATCTCGGCGTGCGCTTGTTCGAGCGGGTGCGCGGCGGTATTGAGCTCACCGAGAACGGCAAGATTCTTTACCGGAAGATTTCCGAGGGCTTCAACGGTATTGAAGGCGCGATCCGCGAGATCGAGGCGCGCGCCACCGGTGTGGAGTCGGTCACGCTCTCGGTGTCCACCGCTTTCACCACGCACTGGCTGATGCCGCGCATGAACCGGCTGAACCAGGCGTTTCCAAATGTCGACTTGCGGTTCCAGCTGATCTCGGGGCGCATCGGCGGGCCGCTCGTCGATGTGGATCTCGGCATGCGCTTTCGGCGTGAGGACGAGATCGGCGAGAACAGTGTGCTGGTCATGCCGGAGACCTTGCTGCCGGTGTGCAACCGGCGCTATGACGAGATCGCGGCCACCGAGGCGGGGCGCGCGCACGGCGACACAGTGATCGTCATGGACGACGGCGAACGCGGCTGGCATGACCGCTTTGAAGCGTTCGCGGCACACGGGCGTCACGCCGCCAGCATGTTGAGCTTCAACGACTATGCGATCGTTGTGCAGGCCGCGCTGCTTGGCCAGGGCGTCGCGCTCGGCTGGCTGAACGTGGTGTCGCACTGGCTGCTGGAAGGCGCGCTTCAGCCGGCCGAACAGGAACTGATCGTCACGAACCGGCGCTGTTGTCTGGTGTGGCCCGAGAGCCGCGCGCTGCGGCCCGCCGCGGCCGACGTGCGCGACTGGATCATCGAGGAAACGCGCGCGGACGTGCGCGCGGTCGATCGGGCCTATCCGAAGCTGGGGCTGAAGCGTTCGCTGGCGGATGCGGGATTGGCGATCGGGTAG
- a CDS encoding D-2-hydroxyacid dehydrogenase, whose protein sequence is MHKIVFLDRSTLAPQIVLRELRFEHQLIEHDRTTPEQVIERLAGASIAITNKVALSAEVLEQLPQLKLVAVAATGTDCVDKAAAQRLGIAVSNIRGYAINTVPEHTFALILALRRNLVAYRDDVLAGEWQKSGQFCFFTHAIHDLAGARLGIIGEGVLGQRVAELGKAFGMQPMFAAHKGREGLGPLYTPWDEVLATSDIITVHSPLTPQTRNMLAMPEFRAMKRRPLIINTARGGLVDEAALVQALDEGLISGAGFDVTAGEPPADDNPLLRAAGRPNVILTPHVAWASDDAQQSLANQLMDNIENFVNDTPMNLVSGAY, encoded by the coding sequence ATGCATAAGATCGTTTTTCTGGACCGCTCGACCCTCGCGCCGCAGATCGTGTTGCGTGAACTGCGCTTCGAGCATCAGTTGATCGAGCACGATCGCACTACGCCGGAGCAAGTGATCGAGCGACTGGCCGGCGCGTCGATTGCGATTACCAACAAGGTGGCGCTGAGCGCCGAAGTGCTGGAGCAGTTGCCGCAGTTGAAGCTCGTCGCGGTGGCCGCGACCGGCACGGATTGCGTCGACAAGGCGGCGGCTCAACGGCTCGGCATTGCGGTGAGCAATATTCGCGGCTACGCGATCAACACCGTGCCCGAGCATACCTTCGCGCTGATCCTCGCGCTGCGGCGCAATCTGGTCGCTTATCGCGACGACGTGCTCGCCGGCGAGTGGCAGAAGTCCGGGCAGTTCTGTTTCTTCACACACGCGATTCACGATCTGGCCGGCGCGCGGCTCGGCATCATCGGCGAAGGGGTGCTGGGGCAGCGTGTGGCGGAACTCGGCAAAGCCTTCGGCATGCAGCCGATGTTCGCCGCGCACAAAGGACGCGAAGGACTCGGCCCGCTATACACGCCATGGGACGAAGTGCTCGCGACGAGCGACATCATCACCGTGCACAGTCCGCTCACGCCGCAAACGCGCAATATGCTCGCCATGCCCGAGTTTCGCGCGATGAAGCGCCGGCCGTTGATCATCAACACGGCGCGCGGCGGACTGGTGGATGAAGCCGCGCTAGTCCAGGCGCTCGACGAAGGATTGATCAGCGGCGCGGGTTTCGACGTGACCGCAGGGGAGCCACCCGCCGACGATAATCCGCTGTTGCGCGCCGCCGGCCGGCCGAATGTGATTCTGACGCCGCACGTGGCGTGGGCGTCGGACGACGCGCAGCAGAGTCTCGCGAATCAGTTGATGGATAACATCGAGAACTTCGTCAACGATACGCCGATGAATCTGGTGAGCGGAGCGTATTGA
- the tkt gene encoding transketolase: MSTTEAPSAALNASPASITPQVQVAQTAPLPLADAIRFLSIDAILRAGEGHQGVPLGMAEIATALFTRHLKFNPADPTWPDRDRFVLSNGHGSLLLYSLLYLTGYDAIGLEQIKSFRELGSHCAGHPEYEPAHGIEATTGPLGQGIANALGMAIAEAYLAAKFGSDLVDHYTYAFVGDGCLQEGIGQEMISLAGHLQLGKLILCWDDNQITDDGSTALSISEDVCARFRVGGWHVVEVDGHDLGAVSAALTIARADPRPSMIACKTVIGRGIARLQGQRGGHSGKLFQTDADAARDTLGWPHAPFEIPAEILGAWRAAGRRSDPQYYAWHERLAALPAAQRDEFERVQAGYLPQGWRDVLDDYRKRAVERDEPQPGITVSGEISDLLAPLLPERMVGCADLEAPTGHKRQLHAFTAEDRSGAYVHCGVREHVMGSMANGMAAHGGVIATSVTYLAFSDYQRPAMRMAALMGLPVHYVFSHDSIGVGKNGPTHQPVEILASLRAMPNMRVLRPADAVEAAECWALALEHRRGPSTLVFARQALPLVRREYSAEPLSQRGAYVLEEAEGGARVVTLLATGSEVALAVEARRQLQDEGIATAVVSMPCWEIFDEQDDAYRTAVLGAGTVRVGVEAALRFGWDRYLGERGGFVGMTGFGASASAETLYEHFGITAQHIVAEAKRHL, encoded by the coding sequence ATGTCCACCACCGAAGCCCCGTCTGCCGCATTGAATGCTTCGCCTGCTTCGATCACGCCGCAGGTCCAGGTTGCGCAAACCGCGCCCTTGCCGTTAGCCGACGCGATCCGCTTCCTTTCCATCGATGCGATTCTGCGCGCCGGCGAAGGCCATCAGGGCGTGCCGCTCGGCATGGCGGAAATCGCGACCGCGCTGTTCACGCGCCACCTGAAATTCAACCCCGCCGATCCGACCTGGCCCGACCGCGACCGCTTCGTGCTGTCCAATGGTCACGGCTCGCTGCTGCTGTACTCGCTGTTGTATCTCACCGGATATGACGCGATCGGGCTGGAACAGATCAAGAGCTTTCGCGAGCTAGGCTCGCATTGCGCGGGGCATCCCGAGTACGAACCGGCGCACGGTATCGAGGCGACCACCGGCCCGCTCGGCCAGGGCATCGCCAACGCGCTCGGCATGGCGATCGCCGAAGCGTATCTCGCCGCGAAATTCGGCAGCGATCTCGTCGACCACTATACGTATGCGTTCGTCGGCGATGGTTGTCTTCAGGAAGGCATCGGTCAGGAGATGATTTCGCTGGCCGGCCATCTGCAACTCGGCAAGCTGATCCTCTGCTGGGACGACAACCAGATTACCGACGACGGCAGCACTGCCCTCTCGATCAGCGAGGACGTCTGCGCGCGCTTTCGCGTCGGCGGCTGGCATGTCGTCGAGGTCGACGGGCACGATCTCGGAGCGGTATCGGCCGCACTGACGATCGCCCGCGCGGACCCGCGGCCTTCGATGATTGCGTGCAAGACCGTGATCGGCCGCGGCATCGCGCGTCTGCAAGGACAGCGCGGCGGCCACAGCGGCAAGCTGTTCCAGACGGACGCCGACGCGGCCCGCGACACACTCGGTTGGCCGCACGCCCCCTTCGAGATACCCGCGGAGATTCTCGGCGCCTGGCGCGCGGCAGGACGGCGAAGCGACCCGCAGTACTACGCGTGGCACGAACGTCTCGCCGCGTTGCCCGCCGCGCAGCGCGACGAGTTCGAACGGGTCCAGGCCGGCTATCTGCCGCAAGGCTGGCGCGACGTGCTGGACGACTACCGCAAACGCGCCGTGGAGCGCGACGAGCCGCAGCCAGGCATCACCGTGTCGGGCGAGATCAGCGACCTGCTCGCGCCGCTGTTGCCGGAACGCATGGTGGGCTGTGCCGACCTCGAAGCGCCCACCGGCCACAAGCGTCAATTGCACGCCTTTACTGCCGAGGACCGCAGCGGCGCCTACGTCCACTGCGGCGTACGCGAACACGTGATGGGCTCGATGGCCAACGGCATGGCCGCGCATGGCGGCGTGATCGCGACCAGCGTCACGTATCTCGCGTTCTCCGACTATCAGCGTCCGGCCATGCGCATGGCCGCGCTAATGGGCCTGCCGGTGCACTACGTGTTCAGTCACGATTCGATCGGCGTCGGCAAAAATGGCCCGACGCATCAACCCGTCGAGATTCTCGCCTCGCTGCGCGCAATGCCGAACATGCGCGTGCTGCGCCCCGCCGACGCCGTCGAAGCCGCCGAGTGCTGGGCGCTCGCGCTCGAACATCGGCGCGGGCCGAGTACGCTGGTGTTCGCCCGCCAGGCGCTGCCGTTGGTGCGCCGTGAATATAGCGCCGAGCCATTGTCGCAACGCGGCGCTTACGTACTCGAAGAGGCCGAGGGCGGCGCGCGTGTCGTGACGCTATTGGCGACCGGTTCCGAAGTCGCGCTGGCCGTGGAGGCACGCCGTCAGTTGCAGGACGAAGGCATCGCGACGGCCGTGGTGTCCATGCCGTGCTGGGAGATTTTCGACGAACAGGACGACGCCTATCGCACCGCCGTGCTTGGCGCGGGCACCGTGCGAGTCGGCGTGGAAGCGGCGTTGCGCTTCGGCTGGGATCGCTATCTCGGCGAGCGCGGCGGCTTTGTCGGCATGACGGGTTTCGGCGCGTCGGCTTCGGCGGAGACGCTGTACGAGCACTTCGGCATCACCGCGCAGCATATCGTCGCTGAAGCGAAACGGCATCTGTAA